Proteins from a genomic interval of Papaver somniferum cultivar HN1 chromosome 4, ASM357369v1, whole genome shotgun sequence:
- the LOC113275455 gene encoding E3 ubiquitin-protein ligase SINA-like 10 has translation MMAKFSVDREEDEEEDRGAGTSGYISSSESPKHKKQKVVPKRSNDEKNKDQEEVMVKSEKEEGINDCSSSISVTLIDPEVLDCSICMEPLTPPIFQCENGHIACAPCCTKLGNKCPSCSWPIGYNRCRAIEKVIESIKISCKYSRYGCKETFSYKQKISHEEKCIYEPCTCPITDCTFTGSSERLYLHFSSKHWASARRFQYNSPFAVSFDKDDSFIIFQEEEDGRLFLLNNLFERIGNAVSMSCIGPSTVKGGFAYDLVSEYGRTSLRLKAFTNSFNGQTEPSTSVEFLLVPYSFYRCFGQLKLEVCIRSCRKFS, from the exons ATGATGGCCAAATTTTCAGTTgacagagaagaagatgaagaagaagatagaggAGCAGGAACAAGCGGTTACATTAGCAGCAGTGAAAGTCCAAAACATAAGAAACAGAAGGTGGTTCCAAAGAGATCAAATGATGAAAAAAATAAAGATCAAGAAGAAGTGATGGTAAAATCAGAAAAGGAAGAAGGTATCAATGATTGTAGTAGCAGCATCTCTGTTACCTTAATTGATCCAGAAGTACTTGACTGTTCAATTTGTATGGAACCCTTAACTCCACCCATTTTTCAG TGTGAGAATGGACATATAGCGTGTGCTCCATGCTGTACTAAGCTTGGGAACAAATGCCCTTCCTGTTCATGGCCTATTGGCTACAACCGTTGCAGGGCTATTGAAAAGGTTATTGAATCTATCAAAATATCATGCAAATATTCACGCTATGGTTGTAAAGAAACATTTAGTTACAAACAGAAAATTAGTCATGAAGAAAAATGTATCTATGAACCTTGCACTTGTCCTATCACTGACTGTACGTTCACTGGGTCATCTGAACGATTATATCTTCACTTCAGCAGCAAACACTGGGCCTCTGCTAGGCGTTTCCAGTACAATTCCCCTTTTGCAGTTTCATTTGATAAAGATGATTCGTTTATTATCTtccaagaggaagaagatggacgTCTCTTTCTTCTGAACAACCTATTTGAACGTATCGGAAATGCGGTGTCAATGAGTTGTATAGGGCCTAGTACTGTCAAGGGAGGGTTCGCATACGATCTTGTCTCAGAATATGGGCGGACCTCTCTTAGATTAAAAGCTTTCACCAATAGCTTTAATGGGCAGACAGAACCTTCTACGTCTGTGGAGTTTCTTCTGGTTCCATACAGTTTTTATCGTTGTTTTGGGCAACTCAAGTTGGAGGTCTGTATTCGGAGTTGTAGAAAATTCAGTTGA
- the LOC113272505 gene encoding uncharacterized protein LOC113272505, with product MDEVQEEKVETMAVVPEVEETMDAVSDEDDRTMRKDVKYSQVIERLDGEQKKKVLEYFNTHPKTDIAWIEFKHDGSLLFNISGELMLQLTKKESYLESEFIDFYISGLRKTMKSNKKYQQALFLSPRAYKSYLDNNGDLVKFWIRKLI from the exons ATGGATGAAGTTCAAGAAGAAAAAGTAGAAACAATGGCTGTAGTTCCAGAAGTAGAAGAAACAATGGATGCAGTTTCAGACGAAGATGACAGGACAATGAGAAAGGATGTGAAATATTCCCAAGTTATTGAAAGGCTGGATGGCGAGCAAAAGAAGAAAGTGCTTGAATATTTCAATACTCATCCCAAAAC AGACATTGCCTGGATAGAATTCAAACACGATGGTAGCCTGCTCTTTAATATAAGTGGAGAACTAATGCTCCAGCTTACCAAGAAAGAGTCCTACTTGGAGTCAGAATTCATTGATTTCTACATTAGCGGGTTGAGGAAAACGATGAAATCAAACAAGAAGTATCAACAAGCGTTATTCCTCTCGCCGAGAGCATAT AAATCTTACTTGGACAATAACGGTGATCTCGTGAAATTCTGGATTCGTAAGCTTATTTAG